In Acinetobacter wanghuae, the sequence ATCCCTTCTATATCATCATTAACATGATTAATCGGATCAAGTTCTAACTGTGCAATTTGCTTATCTAATACGGCATGTTCCTCAAACAAGTTCGCAAAATATGGATTTTCTTGGCGAAGTTGGACAATTAAATCCCGATATTCAGGGAACATGTGTTTTATTTTTTTATTACAATCTTTGGTCTTCATGAGTGCCGTTTTTCTCGCTATAAAAATGAAAAAATAGAAAAACCTAAGTGATATCTCGCTATGAGGTCACTTAGGAGGTTTATATTTATTTGAAATGCGATTGTTTCACTTGATGACGGAGTTGTTGTACTTCATCAATGAGATCAATCATCATCGCGACAGCGCTAAAAGAAGCATCAAAATCGCGTTGTAAACGATAAGCCCGCTGAGCTCGCGAGATATCTTCATCCATAAACATAGACACCTGAGGTTCAGAGCGCTCGGGTAAAATGCCGTGCTCAATCAATTGCAAGACCCACTCAGGGCTTTGTCCGCAAACTTCAGCAAAATGGCTTAAATCTAAATATTGCTGATCCATCACATCGGATGCGGTGAAACTGGATGCATTTTCTCTAATTTGGATGGTTGTCATGGCTTACTCCTTAAACATACAGGTTTAAGTAATCAATCATTCTTCGCAAATATGGGATGCAATTTCGATATGTGCATCCTGCCTATTTAAAATATAAAATTCCTAGTTTGATTCTGATCACAGGGAGTTGTTTAAGAATCATGTTGTTTGATTTTATTATTCAGGCTTTCATCAGACTGAAACAGTAATGTTTTGTACCTTATTGTTTCAAAAAATGACAGATTCAAACACAAGATAAGATGCCTTTAAAAAAGTGAATAAAATTATGCTTTTATTTTTTAGCATTCTGCGAATTAGAAAATAACGTATGACTTGAATGTGTATTTAGATGCCTGATATTCGGTTTTGCTAACAAAAAAAGCACCCCCAATGGCGTGCTTTTTATGACAGATAAACCTTATTTTAGCTTAAGTGTTTGCCAAATAAACTTAAGGCTTCTTCCGCAGTAAATGTGTATTTACTGTTGCAGAATTGGCAATCCATTTCGATTGGATTTTGAAATTCGAGTGTTTCACGAACCGATTCGATCCCGACTTGCTCTAATGCAACGGCACAACGTTCTTTTGAACACGTGCAACCAAATTTCAGTACTTCCGCTTCAGGCAAACGTACTTCTTCTTCATTGTACAAGCGATACAAAATTTCGTTGGCATCTAAAGTGGTTAACTCATCAATTTTTAACGTTTCAGTTAACACAGTTAGACGTGGCCAGAGATCTTCATCGACACGGCGTTGTTCTTCTTCATTGTTACGAGGTAACAATTGAATCAGTAAACCACCTGCACGTTGCTCATCACTTGCAAGAACAATGCGGGTTGGAATTTGCGCAGATAAGTCATAGTACTGCATTAAACAGCTGGCAAGGTTATCTTTATCTAAAGGCACAATCCCTTGATAACGTTCACCAAACTCAGGTTCAATGTTAATAAACAAGACAGGATTAGCGAGTGCTTTAAATACTGTGCTGCTATCAACTGCTTCATCAAAACGTGGATCAGTTTCATAGTCCGCTAAGGCACGCACTTCGCCCAAGTGGTTACATTCAGCCATTGCCCATTTAAAGCTGCCTGATGCCTGAATTTGCAGGCTAATACGCCCTTTAATTTTAAGCGTACTTGCTAAGAGTGCTGTTGCACATAACATTTCACCAAGCAGTACTTTAACTGCAGGCGCGTAGTCACGTTGCGTGATAATGGTTTGTAACGCTTCTTCGAGATGTACCACTTCACCACGGACAGGGCTATCTTCAATAAAAAAACGTTGGCGTAAATCAGACATAAAATTCTCCATAACCCTGCTTTAATGGTGACACTATTGTAAAACACAAGTTATGACAGATCATCTCTTATCACATCAATAGGATTGTGGTCACGATCTGTTAAAGCGCGAGTATCTGACTTGATTGGATGTAACACTTGGTCTTGCTCAAATAAATGCGCAAGTTCAGCCAAAACACTGTGATCGGATCTCGCCTGATCTATAGATGAAGAAGACTGCTGTACTTTTAATAAGTCATTATCATGCGCTTGGAAGCGTTGAATAGCGGTTTTGGCTTGTTCGGTTTCAAGACCTAAATGAGACAGCACATGTTCAGTGAGATTCAAAGCAGAATGATACGTTTCTCGCCAAATATGCTGAATACCTAAATCTTGTAACAGCTCTGCATGATGACGGTCACGAGCGCGTACCCAAATGTTTATATCGGGATAATTCCACGTTAAATGTCGCACAATCAGCATGGAATCTTCAATATCATCAATCGCAACAATGACCGTATCGGTTGAACGAATGCCTGCTTGTACGAGTGTATCTGGCTCGGTGGCATCTGCTTGATAAAATGGAATATCGTACTGAGCAAGTAAATGTGTTGCTTCAATCGTACTGTCCATGACGCTAAAGCTTTGTTGCTGCTGACGTAAGATTCGCGCAATCATTTGCCCAAATCGACCGAAACCAATCAATAAAATAGGGGTGCTGATATGCGCAGAACTGTCCGTATCAAAGGTGGCAAGTAAATGATTATGGCGATCCAATCGTGGCAAAATCTGTCGATCTAACAGCCAGTAAATGATTGGCGTAAGTAACATGGAAATAACCACAATGAGCAGTAAAGGCGAAAGCAATGCACGGTCAATCACGCCTTCAAATGTCGCAATCATGAGCAAGACAAAACTTAATTCACCTGCTTGTGCAAGGCTCGCTGCCAATAAGCTGCTATTTCGCCATGTTTGCTGATAAAAACGTGATAGCGCCAGACTGATTGCAAACTTCACACTAAACAGTGCCAAAACGCCAAGCGTAATGAACAGTGAGTTTTGCAGCACATCTTTTAGATCGATATACAGTCCAAGACTAATAAAACATAAACCAATGAATAGCCCTAAAAAGGGTTTGATGCTCGACTCAATTGCAGGTCTAAAATCAGAATCTGCCAACAGTACGCCAGCAAATAATGCAGCAAGATAGACATGCACACCAATCACACTCATTAAAAGCAATAAGCCTAAAGTGACAAACAATGCCACGATAATATGCAGTTCATGGCTGCCACTTTTTGCAATCCATTGATACAAGGGCTGAAACACATAGCGATTTGATAAAAACAATCCGGTAAATGTTGCCAATATGACTGCAAAATAAGCCACCCCATGTTCAGTCGATGGAATACCCGACAACAGCGGAATCAGCGCAATAAATGGAATACTCAGCAACGCTTGAATCATCAGTATGGAATAGCTATTTTGTCCATGTGTGGTCGCAAGTTGATCTTGTTTATTTAAATGTTGAATGACTAAGGTCGTGGCTGAAAAGCTCGCTGCTAAACCAATCGCAAAACTGGCGCGAAAACTTTGCCCCAAAATAAAATGAATCATGCCTGCAAAAATAAGGGTAGAGACACTGCTTAAAATCGCTGTCATGATCCAGATGGTTGGGCTCATGCGAGTAAGACGTTCAGGACGTAACTGTAGCCCCAGCCAAAACAGCAAGAGAAAAATACTGATTTGGGTAAACTGCAGTTGTAGCTCAGGCATATTCGTTATTTGAAAATAACCCGAACCCGCAATGATGCCCGTTAAAATATAGCCCAAGGTGCTCGGGATATTCAGCCTTTTACATAGCGGCACCAATAACAGTGCAATTGCTAAAACTAAAGTTATTTGTAGCAAAATCGGCATTGTTCTACCTTAAAATTGAGATATCCAATATGACATAAGCGAAGCGGTTGCTAAATTAGCTTAACTCTTGTGGGTCAATATCCAAGGTTAATTTCATGGTTGAGGGCTTATCGCTCAGCATGTTTTGCCACCAATCTTTTAAATAATAATGTAAGCGTGCACGATTCGCAGATAGCAACACCATATGGGATTGGTAGCGACCTGCCTTACGTTCCATCGGGGCAGGAATGGGTCCCCAAATATCCAAAGCTAAATCGGGATATTGACGTAGCAATGCTGCATGTTTTTGCAGGAAGTCGGTATTTAAGTTTTGTTGCTTAGATTCACAGCGAATTAAAGCTGCATATCGAAACGGTGGCATCATCGCAATTTGACGTTCTTTTAAAGTTTGTTTGGCAAACGTACGATAATTTTCCTGAACCAATGTATTTAATAATGCATGATCGGGGCGTAGGGTTTGTAAATAGACATCGCCTTTACGCTCACCACGACCGGCACGCCCTGAGACCTGCACAATCAACTGTGCGGTGCGTTCCGTTGCTCGAAAGTCGACACTGAGTAAACCTGAATCAATATCTAAAATTGCGACCAAGGTGACATACGGGAAATGGTGACCCTTTGCAAGCATCTGCGTGCCCAGTAAAATTGCCGGCTCGCTCTTTTGGATTTTGTCATAAATTTTTTGCCAGCTGCCGACCCGACTGGTCGAATCACGATCGACTCGAATCACATCATGATCGGGGAATAGTTCATTCAAATGTTCTTCGACTTTGGCTGTGCCCATACCCAGTGGTTTGAGTTCGGTGTGATTGCAGCTTGGGCAATGCTCCGGCATCCGATGAATGGTGCCGCAGTGATGGCAATGCAAATGCTGATAAGGCTGACGATGCACGGTAAAGTTCGCATCGCAATGTGGACACTGAGCTTGCCAACCACAACTATCGCAAATAAGTACCGGTGCATAACCGCGACGGTTTAGAAAGACTAAGACTTGTTCTTTACGCTCTAAACGTTTTTGAATTTCTTGAATCAGCAAGAGACTAATACCATGCTGCTTTTGCGCAACTTTCAAATCCAAAATATGGATCTTGGGCATGAGTGCCGAACCTGCACGTTGATTCAATTCAAGCGATTGCATTTTGCCATTTTCGACCAAAGCAAAACTATCGATGCTAGGCGTGGCAGAACCTAACACTACAGGACATTGTTGTAAATGCGCACGATACAATGCCACATCACGTGCGTGATAGCGGAACCCTTCTTGTTGTTTAAAGGACAAATCGTGTTCCTCATCGAGGATGATCAGTCCAAGATGAGGCATTGGCGTATAAATAGCAGAACGCGTACCTAAAACAATGGATGCTTTACCTGTTTCCGCTGCTTGCCATGCTTGTAGGCGTTTACTGTCATTTAAACCTGAATGCAGCAGTG encodes:
- a CDS encoding YdcH family protein, producing MKTKDCNKKIKHMFPEYRDLIVQLRQENPYFANLFEEHAVLDKQIAQLELDPINHVNDDIEGIKRKKLKLKDEIYRLLKSSEADPLS
- a CDS encoding chaperone modulator CbpM; the protein is MTTIQIRENASSFTASDVMDQQYLDLSHFAEVCGQSPEWVLQLIEHGILPERSEPQVSMFMDEDISRAQRAYRLQRDFDASFSAVAMMIDLIDEVQQLRHQVKQSHFK
- the hslO gene encoding Hsp33 family molecular chaperone HslO; translation: MSDLRQRFFIEDSPVRGEVVHLEEALQTIITQRDYAPAVKVLLGEMLCATALLASTLKIKGRISLQIQASGSFKWAMAECNHLGEVRALADYETDPRFDEAVDSSTVFKALANPVLFINIEPEFGERYQGIVPLDKDNLASCLMQYYDLSAQIPTRIVLASDEQRAGGLLIQLLPRNNEEEQRRVDEDLWPRLTVLTETLKIDELTTLDANEILYRLYNEEEVRLPEAEVLKFGCTCSKERCAVALEQVGIESVRETLEFQNPIEMDCQFCNSKYTFTAEEALSLFGKHLS
- a CDS encoding cation:proton antiporter domain-containing protein, translating into MPILLQITLVLAIALLLVPLCKRLNIPSTLGYILTGIIAGSGYFQITNMPELQLQFTQISIFLLLFWLGLQLRPERLTRMSPTIWIMTAILSSVSTLIFAGMIHFILGQSFRASFAIGLAASFSATTLVIQHLNKQDQLATTHGQNSYSILMIQALLSIPFIALIPLLSGIPSTEHGVAYFAVILATFTGLFLSNRYVFQPLYQWIAKSGSHELHIIVALFVTLGLLLLMSVIGVHVYLAALFAGVLLADSDFRPAIESSIKPFLGLFIGLCFISLGLYIDLKDVLQNSLFITLGVLALFSVKFAISLALSRFYQQTWRNSSLLAASLAQAGELSFVLLMIATFEGVIDRALLSPLLLIVVISMLLTPIIYWLLDRQILPRLDRHNHLLATFDTDSSAHISTPILLIGFGRFGQMIARILRQQQQSFSVMDSTIEATHLLAQYDIPFYQADATEPDTLVQAGIRSTDTVIVAIDDIEDSMLIVRHLTWNYPDINIWVRARDRHHAELLQDLGIQHIWRETYHSALNLTEHVLSHLGLETEQAKTAIQRFQAHDNDLLKVQQSSSSIDQARSDHSVLAELAHLFEQDQVLHPIKSDTRALTDRDHNPIDVIRDDLS
- a CDS encoding primosomal protein N', encoding MPNSIDSSALLYRVRVAVPVYLFDCFDYLLSQQQYEQAEVGARVAVSFGRQNLVGIIMQKLPLDEPLDPRFKLKNISELLDDRAIIDETVLNLLKWSAQYYQFPIGEVVHSALPTLLRQGKPYNLLARTWKLLDMNAESKVRRSEKQQDAYKVLKLHPVGTAENILNMAGIETATLKALAKKEICECVLEPQDFSPQVVQMAQMPLSANEEQKRAIAQVLKFKNKYQAFLLDGLTGSGKTEVYLQIMEQVLKQGKQVLVLVPEIGLTPQTISRFQSRFHCHIALLHSGLNDSKRLQAWQAAETGKASIVLGTRSAIYTPMPHLGLIILDEEHDLSFKQQEGFRYHARDVALYRAHLQQCPVVLGSATPSIDSFALVENGKMQSLELNQRAGSALMPKIHILDLKVAQKQHGISLLLIQEIQKRLERKEQVLVFLNRRGYAPVLICDSCGWQAQCPHCDANFTVHRQPYQHLHCHHCGTIHRMPEHCPSCNHTELKPLGMGTAKVEEHLNELFPDHDVIRVDRDSTSRVGSWQKIYDKIQKSEPAILLGTQMLAKGHHFPYVTLVAILDIDSGLLSVDFRATERTAQLIVQVSGRAGRGERKGDVYLQTLRPDHALLNTLVQENYRTFAKQTLKERQIAMMPPFRYAALIRCESKQQNLNTDFLQKHAALLRQYPDLALDIWGPIPAPMERKAGRYQSHMVLLSANRARLHYYLKDWWQNMLSDKPSTMKLTLDIDPQELS